A window of the Brumimicrobium sp. genome harbors these coding sequences:
- the fmt gene encoding methionyl-tRNA formyltransferase, translated as MKHKEDLRIVFMGTPEFAVTILEKIIQEEYQVVSVVTVPDKPAGRGQKLSESAVKICAKNHNIPILQPISLKDEDFVNTLQNLQADLFIVVAFRMLPKIVWEIPAMGTFNLHGSLLPQYRGAAPINWAIINGETETGVTTFMIDEKIDTGKILLKEKMTIGEEETAGELHDRMMVLGAEVVVNTIELLRKGEINATPQEEKELKPAPKIQKQDCLLDFSMSVFELHNFIRGMSPYPTAWIWLEHKESKERKSLKIFRSTIHNTKENADIKLTEDNRKLFLELYSGTLSLQEVQLEGKKRMDTATFLLGFKTQDWNIIP; from the coding sequence ATGAAGCACAAAGAGGATTTGAGAATAGTATTCATGGGCACGCCCGAATTTGCCGTGACCATTTTAGAAAAAATAATACAAGAAGAATATCAGGTAGTAAGTGTTGTCACTGTTCCAGACAAACCTGCAGGTAGAGGGCAGAAATTAAGCGAAAGTGCTGTAAAGATTTGTGCCAAAAACCATAACATCCCTATTCTTCAACCTATTTCTTTGAAAGATGAAGACTTTGTGAATACATTACAGAATCTACAAGCAGATTTATTTATTGTAGTTGCTTTTCGAATGTTACCCAAAATTGTATGGGAGATTCCTGCAATGGGTACTTTTAACTTACATGGTTCTCTCTTACCTCAATATAGAGGAGCAGCACCTATTAACTGGGCGATTATCAATGGTGAAACAGAGACAGGTGTAACTACATTCATGATAGATGAAAAGATAGACACAGGTAAAATACTTCTCAAAGAGAAAATGACTATTGGAGAGGAGGAAACAGCAGGAGAACTTCACGACCGCATGATGGTATTAGGCGCAGAAGTTGTTGTAAACACCATTGAATTATTACGTAAAGGAGAAATCAACGCTACACCTCAAGAAGAAAAAGAACTCAAGCCTGCTCCTAAGATTCAAAAACAAGATTGTTTACTTGATTTTTCAATGTCAGTTTTCGAATTGCACAATTTTATTCGCGGGATGTCTCCCTATCCTACTGCATGGATTTGGCTGGAACATAAAGAGAGTAAAGAACGAAAATCACTCAAGATTTTTAGATCTACAATTCATAACACAAAAGAGAATGCTGATATTAAACTCACTGAAGATAATCGAAAATTATTTTTAGAATTATATTCCGGAACCCTTTCCCTACAAGAAGTTCAGCTAGAAGGTAAGAAGCGAATGGATACTGCTACTTTTCTATTAGGATTTAAAACTCAAGACTGGAATATCATCCCATAA
- a CDS encoding MATE family efflux transporter, translating to MENKDSHRLPITYGHILKVALPLMFGTFVQSIVMITDSSFLSRYSTLSFDAAGNAGLVYVTAYMGLTGLSDAVQIILARRIGEKRKSELNEILQSSFFVLASFALLFFFFIQFGFDNLLYDYSSNKELAQEQIDFLSIRTYGFLIGIILLPLNSFFLATGKTWVIMVSSSIFACSNVLLDYLLIFGVGPIEPMGIKGAALASTLSEGITVIVLLSLLYKSKERIMYQIFSHLQFSFKSVRRIVSVGFPLLIQGFIALGSWTIFFTFIEQRSTYELTVSQSVRSVYMIAFIPIFGFAATIKTYVSQYMHEDGFHRIKEIIRKTSVLITLSLLTLFHGAILYPEFLISVINPDPIYLKDSAFILRIVFGSILLYGLMTPYFQTISGSGNTRTTLLIETISIVIYTVYSYFTLKVWDWNIASVWSVEYVYFILTGILSLLYLRHFNWEKKKI from the coding sequence ATGGAAAATAAAGATTCGCACCGCCTACCCATAACCTATGGACATATATTAAAGGTTGCGCTTCCCTTAATGTTTGGGACTTTTGTGCAATCTATTGTTATGATAACTGACTCTTCATTTTTAAGTAGATACAGCACGCTTAGTTTTGATGCTGCCGGAAATGCTGGACTGGTATATGTTACCGCTTATATGGGATTAACTGGCTTAAGCGATGCTGTTCAGATTATCCTAGCACGTAGGATTGGTGAAAAACGAAAATCAGAATTAAATGAGATTCTACAATCTTCCTTCTTCGTTTTAGCATCCTTTGCTTTACTCTTTTTCTTCTTTATACAATTCGGTTTCGATAATTTACTTTACGATTACTCAAGTAACAAGGAATTAGCACAAGAGCAGATTGATTTCTTATCCATCAGAACTTATGGTTTTCTCATTGGAATTATTTTGTTACCATTAAATAGTTTCTTTTTAGCTACGGGAAAAACATGGGTAATCATGGTTAGTTCCTCCATCTTTGCTTGCTCAAATGTATTACTAGACTATCTACTGATATTTGGAGTTGGACCTATTGAACCTATGGGAATTAAAGGTGCTGCCTTAGCTTCTACATTATCAGAAGGGATTACAGTGATTGTGCTATTGAGTCTTTTATACAAATCGAAAGAAAGAATCATGTATCAAATTTTTTCACATCTTCAATTTTCATTTAAATCTGTTCGAAGAATAGTTAGTGTAGGCTTCCCTCTGCTAATACAAGGGTTTATCGCATTAGGCAGTTGGACAATATTTTTCACATTCATTGAGCAGCGAAGTACGTATGAACTCACCGTATCCCAAAGTGTACGTTCTGTATATATGATCGCCTTTATCCCCATTTTTGGATTTGCTGCTACGATTAAAACGTATGTTTCTCAATATATGCATGAAGATGGGTTTCATCGCATCAAAGAGATTATTCGTAAAACAAGTGTTTTAATAACTCTTAGTTTACTTACACTATTTCACGGAGCAATTCTCTATCCTGAATTTTTGATTTCTGTTATCAACCCTGATCCAATCTATCTAAAAGATAGCGCTTTCATTTTGCGTATTGTATTTGGTTCTATTCTATTATATGGTTTGATGACACCTTATTTTCAAACAATTAGTGGGTCAGGGAATACACGTACCACTTTATTAATTGAAACTATATCAATTGTGATTTATACGGTCTATAGTTACTTTACTTTAAAAGTATGGGATTGGAATATTGCCTCCGTATGGTCTGTCGAATATGTATATTTTATTTTGACAGGAATATTATCTTTACTGTATCTTAGACATTTTAACTGGGAGAAAAAGAAAATATAA
- a CDS encoding DegT/DnrJ/EryC1/StrS family aminotransferase produces MANDKIWLSSPHMGGHEQKYIQQAFDENWIAPLGPNVTGFEKDLETYLGNEKKVAALSAGTAAIHLGLIMANVQAGDFVICQSLTFSASANPILYQGANPVFVDSEVDTWNMDPASLKVAIEGTIQKHGVKPKAIVAVHLYGMPYKHKEIQEIALRYDIPIIEDAAEALGSHYHNQFCGTLGDFGVLSFNGNKIITTSGGGALVVNTKEEKDRVIYLSTQAREIAVHYQHVEVGYNYRMSNITAGIGRGQMEVLNDRVNSRRSNFEYYKKHISSIQGIEFCNEPEGHYSNRWLTAILIHTEKTGFSREDLRIALEKENIESRPLWKPMHLQPVFEKYDYYGEKVAEELFNIGLCLPSGSNLTETQLQRIVNNIHELNNGK; encoded by the coding sequence ATGGCAAACGACAAAATTTGGTTATCATCTCCACATATGGGAGGACATGAACAGAAGTATATCCAACAAGCTTTTGATGAAAATTGGATTGCTCCTTTAGGTCCAAATGTTACCGGCTTTGAGAAGGATTTAGAAACTTACCTTGGAAACGAAAAGAAAGTTGCTGCATTAAGTGCTGGAACTGCTGCCATCCATTTAGGATTAATCATGGCTAATGTACAAGCAGGAGATTTTGTAATTTGTCAATCATTGACTTTCTCTGCATCGGCCAATCCTATTTTATACCAAGGTGCTAATCCAGTTTTTGTTGATAGTGAAGTGGATACTTGGAACATGGATCCAGCATCTTTAAAGGTCGCTATTGAAGGAACAATCCAAAAACATGGGGTGAAACCAAAAGCTATTGTTGCTGTTCATCTATATGGTATGCCATACAAGCATAAAGAAATTCAGGAAATAGCATTACGCTATGACATTCCAATTATTGAAGATGCAGCCGAAGCCTTAGGAAGTCACTATCACAATCAGTTTTGCGGAACTTTAGGGGATTTTGGCGTATTATCATTTAATGGTAATAAAATCATTACAACTTCAGGTGGAGGTGCACTTGTCGTTAATACCAAAGAAGAAAAAGACCGCGTTATATACTTATCTACCCAAGCAAGAGAAATTGCTGTTCATTACCAACATGTAGAAGTGGGGTATAATTATCGCATGTCAAACATCACTGCTGGAATTGGAAGAGGTCAGATGGAAGTACTTAATGATCGCGTAAACTCCAGACGTTCTAACTTCGAATACTATAAAAAACACATATCATCTATACAAGGAATAGAATTTTGTAATGAACCAGAAGGGCATTACAGCAATCGTTGGTTAACCGCTATATTAATTCATACAGAAAAAACGGGTTTTAGCAGGGAGGATTTGAGGATAGCTTTAGAAAAAGAAAATATCGAATCGCGCCCACTTTGGAAGCCTATGCACTTACAGCCTGTTTTTGAAAAATATGATTACTATGGCGAAAAGGTAGCAGAAGAATTATTTAATATAGGCTTATGCTTACCTAGTGGTTCTAATCTTACAGAAACTCAGCTACAAAGAATTGTTAACAACATTCATGAGCTGAATAATGGAAAATAA
- a CDS encoding phosphatidylserine decarboxylase family protein, whose protein sequence is MKIHREGYLIILLALVILGGIQLMNQLFLSEYLWIYIPLLLGVIVMLYLVIQFFRVPIIQFQGKENEIISPVDGKVVVIEEVQETEYFNDKRIQVSIFMSPLNVHANFNPISGNVKYTKYHPGKFLVAWHPKSSTDNERSTFVVEHSNGKQILFRQIAGAVARRICYYIKENDSVKAGEEFGFIKFGSRIDLLLPLDTKINVKIGDVVKGRITKIGEF, encoded by the coding sequence ATGAAAATACACAGAGAAGGCTACTTAATTATCCTACTTGCTTTAGTTATTTTGGGAGGAATTCAATTAATGAATCAACTCTTCTTATCTGAATATCTTTGGATTTATATTCCACTGTTACTTGGTGTGATTGTTATGTTATATCTAGTCATTCAATTCTTTCGCGTTCCTATTATTCAATTTCAAGGAAAAGAAAATGAAATTATTTCCCCTGTGGATGGGAAAGTTGTCGTTATCGAGGAAGTGCAAGAAACCGAATATTTTAATGACAAACGCATTCAGGTTTCAATTTTTATGTCACCACTTAATGTACACGCTAATTTCAATCCGATTTCTGGCAATGTGAAATATACGAAATATCACCCTGGTAAATTCTTAGTTGCGTGGCATCCAAAGAGCTCTACCGACAACGAAAGATCTACCTTCGTAGTAGAACACTCCAATGGGAAACAAATCTTATTTCGACAAATCGCAGGAGCTGTAGCAAGACGCATCTGCTATTATATCAAAGAAAATGACTCTGTGAAAGCAGGTGAAGAATTTGGTTTCATTAAATTTGGTTCTCGCATCGATCTACTCCTGCCTTTAGATACCAAAATTAATGTGAAAATTGGAGATGTTGTAAAAGGAAGAATTACCAAAATCGGTGAATTCTAA
- a CDS encoding phosphatidate cytidylyltransferase — protein sequence MNNIGIRTVWGGLFVAIIMAALFVHHFVTFVVLGLFMILGLIEFYNLFKDSEEIKPNKIVGILGGIYLYFILSLNSQTSTEVTLNGLHIIPLLFLPLLLIIFSKNKNPLLDISTVLFSWVYIPLTFFSMLLIYHFHMANNYQWEFLLGMFILVWANDTFAFLFGIWLGKHRLLERISPKKSWEGAIGGFFSTILFSLLYSLVVGGDYYFWMLAAAIISPVAILGDLIESKIKRITNVKDSGTIIPGHGGILDRFDAAMYVAPFFYWFILLYYHQF from the coding sequence ATGAATAATATAGGCATACGTACTGTTTGGGGAGGGTTGTTTGTAGCAATCATCATGGCCGCTCTGTTTGTACACCATTTTGTCACTTTCGTTGTCCTAGGATTATTTATGATATTAGGCTTAATAGAATTTTATAATTTATTTAAAGACTCTGAAGAAATTAAACCCAATAAGATAGTAGGGATTCTTGGAGGAATCTACCTCTATTTTATCCTTTCTTTAAATTCTCAAACAAGTACAGAGGTAACATTAAATGGCTTACATATTATCCCCTTATTGTTTCTCCCTTTGCTACTTATTATTTTTAGTAAAAATAAAAATCCACTTTTAGATATCAGTACTGTCTTATTCTCATGGGTGTATATTCCCCTTACATTTTTCTCAATGCTATTGATATATCATTTCCACATGGCAAATAATTATCAATGGGAGTTTTTATTAGGCATGTTTATTTTAGTTTGGGCTAATGACACCTTTGCTTTTTTATTTGGGATTTGGTTGGGAAAACACAGATTACTTGAACGAATATCACCAAAAAAATCATGGGAAGGAGCTATTGGTGGATTTTTCAGCACTATTCTATTCTCTTTACTTTATTCGCTTGTAGTAGGAGGAGATTATTATTTTTGGATGTTAGCAGCAGCTATTATCTCTCCAGTGGCTATTCTAGGAGATTTAATTGAATCAAAAATCAAACGTATTACCAATGTCAAAGATTCAGGAACTATCATTCCAGGACACGGTGGTATTCTAGACCGCTTTGATGCTGCCATGTACGTAGCTCCATTCTTTTATTGGTTTATACTTCTTTACTATCACCAATTTTAA
- a CDS encoding DUF2007 domain-containing protein, with protein sequence MLAQDTFFEENKLVFATNEEYLANIMKLKLEEEGIQVFVVNKKDSSYNLSFSSQGGIMLYVNQNNIILAKQIIESTNE encoded by the coding sequence TTGTTAGCTCAAGATACTTTCTTTGAAGAAAACAAATTAGTATTCGCTACCAACGAAGAATATCTGGCAAATATCATGAAATTAAAATTAGAGGAAGAAGGTATTCAAGTCTTTGTTGTAAACAAAAAAGACTCATCTTATAACCTCTCTTTTTCTAGTCAAGGAGGTATCATGCTCTACGTAAATCAAAATAATATTATCTTAGCTAAACAAATTATAGAATCTACCAATGAATAA
- the ftsH gene encoding ATP-dependent zinc metalloprotease FtsH, producing the protein MSKEKKTTKNNKNSNPYSIYWIYAAIGIIIIGIQLFMSTSTNKVLQTKDSFTTLMERGYVEKITIWRNVGRVDFKVSDSGRVAIQQGDFEGADFDLMKKAFESSENTMTGGSTSPKFSFDIASTDAFIKEFNDINEKRKEAGHESISYRVDEEHNYIGQIFSFLLPIIIIIAIWLFIMRRMSRGAGGGPGGQIFNIGKSKAQIFEKGKGTEVTFKDVAGLEGAKEEVQEIVAFLKNPKKYTELGAKIPKGALLVGPPGTGKTLLAKAVAGEADVPFFSLSGSDFVEMFVGVGASRVRDLFKQAKEKAPSIIFIDEIDAIGRARGKNSNFNSNDERENTLNQLLTEMDGFGTNSGVIILAATNRADILDKALMRAGRFDRQIYVDMPDLNERKEIFQVHLKPIKIAHDIDIDFLAKQTPGFSGADIANLCNEAALIAARKDKKQVEKQDFLDAVDRIIGGLEKKNKIITKDEKRKIAFHEAGHASISWLAEHAHPLVKVTIVPRGQSLGAAWYLPEERSITTTDQLLDEMCSALGGRAAEEIIFGEISTGALSDLEKVTKQAYAMVSIYGLNKEIGNISFYDPQGQNQFVKPYSEETSRLIDNEVSKLIESQYVRAKKILSENKDKLTALANLLLDREVIFKEDLEAIFGERPWDQLTPAEQIIATDKVVHAEKEEEGEENTKEEKANSPEENQSKDSFENSEDSFPIQ; encoded by the coding sequence ATGTCAAAGGAGAAAAAAACAACAAAAAACAATAAAAATAGTAATCCTTATTCTATTTATTGGATTTACGCTGCAATTGGAATTATAATAATTGGTATTCAATTATTTATGAGCACTTCTACCAATAAAGTATTGCAGACAAAGGACTCGTTCACAACTCTAATGGAAAGAGGTTATGTAGAAAAAATCACCATTTGGAGGAATGTAGGGCGGGTAGATTTCAAAGTTTCAGATTCAGGTAGAGTAGCCATCCAGCAAGGAGATTTTGAAGGAGCAGATTTTGATTTAATGAAAAAAGCTTTTGAAAGTTCTGAAAACACCATGACAGGTGGAAGTACTTCTCCTAAATTTTCATTTGACATTGCCTCTACTGATGCATTCATTAAAGAATTTAATGATATCAACGAAAAAAGAAAAGAAGCAGGACATGAATCTATCTCTTATCGCGTAGATGAAGAACACAATTATATCGGTCAAATTTTTAGTTTCTTATTGCCAATCATTATTATCATTGCAATTTGGCTGTTCATTATGAGACGTATGTCCCGTGGAGCAGGGGGAGGACCTGGAGGTCAAATATTTAACATTGGTAAATCAAAGGCTCAAATTTTCGAAAAAGGTAAGGGCACCGAAGTTACATTTAAAGATGTAGCAGGATTAGAAGGAGCTAAAGAAGAGGTGCAAGAAATTGTTGCATTCCTTAAGAATCCTAAAAAATACACAGAATTGGGCGCTAAAATTCCTAAAGGTGCCTTACTAGTAGGTCCTCCAGGAACAGGGAAAACATTACTAGCAAAAGCTGTTGCAGGAGAAGCCGATGTTCCTTTCTTCTCACTCTCAGGCTCTGATTTTGTTGAGATGTTCGTAGGTGTAGGAGCTTCACGTGTGCGTGATTTATTTAAACAAGCCAAAGAAAAAGCACCTTCCATTATTTTTATTGATGAAATTGATGCTATTGGTAGAGCGAGAGGAAAGAATAGCAATTTCAACTCCAACGATGAAAGAGAAAACACCTTAAACCAATTGTTAACTGAAATGGATGGTTTTGGAACAAACTCTGGAGTTATCATTCTTGCAGCAACAAACCGCGCAGATATTTTGGATAAAGCCTTGATGAGAGCAGGTCGTTTTGATAGACAAATTTATGTGGACATGCCCGATTTAAATGAACGTAAAGAAATTTTCCAAGTGCATTTAAAACCTATTAAAATCGCTCACGACATAGATATTGATTTCTTGGCTAAACAGACTCCAGGATTCTCAGGTGCAGATATAGCTAATTTATGTAATGAGGCAGCATTGATAGCTGCCAGAAAAGATAAGAAGCAAGTAGAAAAGCAAGATTTCTTAGATGCTGTTGACAGAATAATTGGTGGTTTAGAGAAAAAGAATAAAATCATCACAAAAGATGAAAAGAGAAAAATTGCTTTCCATGAAGCTGGTCATGCTTCTATTTCTTGGTTGGCCGAACATGCGCATCCTTTGGTAAAAGTAACTATTGTCCCTCGTGGACAATCATTAGGGGCTGCTTGGTATTTACCAGAAGAAAGAAGTATCACCACAACCGACCAATTATTAGATGAAATGTGTTCTGCCTTAGGGGGAAGAGCTGCAGAAGAAATTATATTTGGTGAAATTTCTACCGGCGCCTTAAGCGACCTAGAAAAAGTCACTAAGCAAGCCTATGCCATGGTTTCTATTTATGGTTTAAACAAAGAAATTGGTAACATCTCTTTCTATGACCCTCAAGGACAAAATCAGTTTGTAAAACCTTATTCCGAGGAAACTAGTAGATTGATTGACAATGAAGTTTCTAAATTAATCGAATCCCAATACGTAAGAGCAAAAAAGATTCTTTCCGAGAATAAAGATAAATTAACGGCTCTTGCTAATTTACTCTTAGATAGAGAGGTTATCTTTAAAGAAGATTTAGAAGCAATTTTTGGAGAACGTCCTTGGGATCAATTAACTCCTGCAGAACAGATTATAGCTACAGACAAAGTAGTGCATGCTGAAAAAGAAGAAGAGGGAGAGGAAAATACAAAAGAAGAAAAAGCTAATTCTCCAGAAGAGAATCAGTCAAAAGATTCATTTGAGAATTCAGAAGATAGCTTTCCTATTCAATGA
- the rsfS gene encoding ribosome silencing factor: protein MVKKTNKDTDSQKLCEVIVEEMQNKNSEDIVIIDLREIENAITDFFIIGSGNSTTQVDGIADAIVRGTRKQLKEKPWHEEGKNNSQWILLDYVNVVVHIFHKDVRGYYELEDLWADGKKRHIELN from the coding sequence ATGGTAAAAAAAACAAACAAAGATACAGACTCTCAAAAACTTTGTGAAGTTATTGTAGAGGAAATGCAAAATAAAAATTCAGAAGATATTGTTATTATTGACTTACGTGAGATTGAAAATGCAATTACAGACTTTTTTATCATAGGCAGTGGTAACTCTACTACACAAGTAGATGGTATTGCTGATGCTATTGTAAGAGGAACGAGAAAACAGTTAAAAGAAAAACCTTGGCATGAAGAAGGGAAAAACAATTCTCAATGGATTTTGTTAGACTATGTTAATGTAGTCGTACATATCTTTCATAAAGATGTTAGAGGGTATTATGAATTAGAAGATTTATGGGCAGACGGAAAAAAACGTCACATAGAATTAAATTAA
- a CDS encoding biotin--[acetyl-CoA-carboxylase] ligase: MLHKTYVGNQIIFLNSVDSTNNYVANLYKTEGIESGTVIMADFQTKGRGQRGKVWQSDSSANLIMSIGAKLTDWEIDSVISLNHIVSLSLHGLFSNYQDDVKIKWPNDIMVQGKKISGILIENYLSSNSIFSIIGIGANINQTQFDIERATSLFIETNSIFQPRDIAMELIRYMNEILNLYNQRGDEYIKDMYNALLWKKDEKHMFYIGEEVKEGRIFTTDADGLLGVYFENEERWFHNGEVKY; this comes from the coding sequence ATGCTTCATAAAACATACGTTGGAAATCAAATTATTTTTTTAAATAGTGTGGATAGCACCAACAACTATGTTGCCAACCTATATAAAACAGAAGGTATTGAATCGGGAACTGTAATAATGGCAGATTTTCAGACAAAAGGAAGGGGACAAAGAGGTAAAGTATGGCAGTCTGACTCTTCTGCCAATCTTATAATGAGCATTGGAGCAAAATTGACTGATTGGGAAATAGATAGTGTTATATCTTTAAATCATATTGTTTCATTATCGCTTCATGGTTTATTTTCTAATTATCAAGATGATGTGAAAATAAAATGGCCTAATGATATTATGGTTCAGGGTAAAAAAATATCAGGAATTTTAATAGAAAACTATTTGTCATCCAATAGCATATTTTCAATTATTGGAATTGGAGCAAATATAAATCAAACGCAATTTGATATAGAAAGAGCAACCTCTCTTTTTATTGAAACAAATAGTATATTTCAACCTAGAGATATTGCTATGGAATTAATAAGGTATATGAATGAGATTTTAAATTTGTATAATCAGCGTGGAGATGAATATATCAAGGATATGTATAATGCTTTATTGTGGAAAAAAGATGAAAAACATATGTTTTATATAGGTGAAGAGGTAAAAGAAGGAAGAATATTCACCACGGATGCCGATGGTTTGTTGGGAGTATATTTTGAGAATGAAGAACGTTGGTTTCATAATGGGGAAGTTAAATACTAA
- a CDS encoding HD domain-containing protein, giving the protein MKQIIQSIEAEIKSLFENEGTGHDWYHIDRVRNMALHIQEKEGGDREIVELAALLHDISDHKFNGGDFSKGGIIAKEILEKFHVSSTKILEIVEIVNNVSYKGSGVEDSMHSLEGRIVQDADRMDAVGAIGIARAFAYGGYAQRPIFDPEVLPQNHQSTQEYVENRSHSINHFYEKLLLLKDRMHTNTGRKLAEERSMFLESYLRQFYYEWFGENDTGFWKIK; this is encoded by the coding sequence ATGAAACAAATAATACAGTCTATCGAAGCGGAAATTAAATCCTTATTTGAAAATGAAGGTACAGGACATGATTGGTATCATATAGATCGTGTCCGAAATATGGCTCTTCATATTCAAGAAAAGGAGGGGGGTGATAGGGAGATTGTTGAACTAGCTGCTTTGTTACACGATATTTCTGACCATAAATTTAATGGGGGAGACTTTAGTAAAGGAGGGATAATTGCTAAAGAGATACTTGAGAAATTTCATGTGTCTTCTACAAAAATTCTAGAGATAGTAGAAATAGTTAACAATGTGTCATACAAAGGAAGTGGTGTAGAAGATTCTATGCACAGTTTAGAAGGTAGAATAGTTCAAGATGCAGATAGAATGGATGCAGTTGGAGCAATTGGAATAGCAAGAGCTTTTGCTTATGGAGGATATGCACAACGTCCAATTTTTGACCCTGAAGTATTGCCTCAAAATCATCAATCAACTCAAGAATATGTTGAGAATCGTTCTCATTCTATTAATCATTTTTATGAGAAATTATTACTTCTTAAAGATAGGATGCATACAAATACAGGTAGGAAATTAGCAGAAGAACGTTCTATGTTCTTGGAGAGCTATTTACGTCAGTTTTATTATGAATGGTTTGGGGAGAATGATACAGGTTTCTGGAAAATAAAATAG
- a CDS encoding OmpA family protein has protein sequence MNHKTKSSIYWAFIFPALLFSFSSLAQDGENLVKNGSFEKAQNKKIRKVGDIELAENWFSPTGSKADIFAAEAKTPEVQTPSNIYGTEEPKDGYNYAGIIAYSYREKEMRTYITTELSTPLKKGMRYQVQFYASLAELSKYSSNRIGAHFSKKAPGSSQKVPAMILDTDVEHPKQEAFDGLFGWDLVCGEFTAKGGEKFMTIGNFTNDGESINDRVRKPRDVKGTQIIAAYYYIDDVSVRLLGPDEQCNCNYPDEADVKTMTLYQRSPEIAKDMTPAQKLTEYNVYYAAGRYDVKRDGQQTIDRILELLKANPDLNIQIIGHADSQETANGATQDISSKRANYIMDILMEEGIAKNRIDVKDDSDRTPSQYIKDGDEDNLKSAKNRRVSFKAF, from the coding sequence ATGAATCACAAAACAAAATCAAGCATTTATTGGGCTTTTATTTTTCCTGCACTTTTATTCAGTTTCTCCTCATTAGCACAAGATGGTGAAAACTTAGTTAAGAACGGAAGTTTTGAAAAGGCTCAAAATAAGAAAATCCGCAAAGTCGGTGATATTGAATTAGCCGAGAATTGGTTTTCTCCAACTGGCAGTAAAGCAGATATATTTGCTGCTGAAGCAAAAACTCCTGAAGTTCAAACACCTTCTAACATCTATGGAACAGAAGAACCTAAAGATGGATACAATTATGCAGGTATCATAGCTTATTCATATAGAGAAAAAGAAATGAGAACCTATATTACTACAGAATTATCAACTCCTCTTAAAAAAGGTATGAGATATCAGGTTCAGTTTTATGCTTCTCTAGCAGAATTATCTAAATATTCATCTAATAGAATTGGAGCACATTTCTCTAAAAAAGCACCAGGTTCTTCACAAAAAGTACCTGCCATGATTCTAGATACAGATGTGGAACATCCTAAACAAGAAGCATTTGACGGACTTTTTGGTTGGGATTTAGTGTGTGGGGAATTCACAGCGAAAGGAGGTGAGAAATTTATGACTATCGGTAATTTCACCAACGATGGGGAATCTATAAACGATCGAGTTAGAAAACCAAGAGATGTTAAAGGTACTCAAATTATTGCTGCGTATTATTATATCGACGATGTTTCTGTGCGTTTACTTGGACCTGATGAGCAATGCAATTGTAACTATCCTGATGAAGCAGATGTAAAAACAATGACTTTATATCAACGCTCTCCTGAAATCGCAAAAGATATGACTCCTGCTCAAAAATTAACTGAATACAATGTTTATTATGCAGCTGGAAGATATGATGTAAAAAGAGATGGTCAGCAAACTATCGACAGAATATTAGAACTTCTAAAAGCTAATCCAGATTTAAATATTCAAATTATTGGTCATGCTGATAGCCAAGAGACTGCAAATGGTGCCACTCAAGATATCTCTTCAAAAAGAGCAAATTACATTATGGATATTTTAATGGAAGAAGGAATTGCTAAAAATAGAATTGATGTTAAAGATGATTCAGATAGAACACCTTCACAATACATCAAGGATGGTGACGAAGACAATTTAAAATCTGCAAAAAATCGAAGAGTTTCCTTTAAAGCATTCTAA